In Leptodesmis sichuanensis A121, the following are encoded in one genomic region:
- a CDS encoding GxxExxY protein has protein sequence MSREEANRLSNVIIGAAIEVHRELGPGLLESAYEACLKYELAQQGLRVESQVSQPVIYKGIHLDCGYRLDLLVEDLIIVELKTVESLHPIHDAQLLTYLKLKNLWLGLLINFNVPLLKNGIKRLVNH, from the coding sequence ATGAGTCGAGAGGAAGCGAATCGATTATCGAATGTGATTATTGGGGCAGCCATTGAGGTGCATCGGGAGTTGGGGCCGGGGTTGTTGGAATCTGCCTATGAAGCGTGTCTGAAGTATGAGTTAGCCCAGCAAGGGTTGAGAGTGGAGAGCCAGGTGTCCCAACCCGTGATTTATAAGGGCATCCATCTGGATTGCGGCTATCGTTTAGATCTGTTGGTGGAAGATCTGATAATCGTGGAACTCAAAACCGTCGAAAGCCTGCACCCCATACACGATGCTCAACTGCTCACCTACCTCAAACTCAAAAACCTTTGGCTCGGCCTCCTGATCAACTTCAACGTCCCCCTCCTCAAAAACGGCATCAAACGCCTCGTCAACCATTAA
- a CDS encoding type II toxin-antitoxin system HicB family antitoxin, with translation MKLKIIVYEAKEGGYWAEVPAIPGCATQGDSFEELLENLYEAIEGCLSVDIETPSASERSRVMEIAV, from the coding sequence ATGAAGTTAAAAATTATTGTTTATGAGGCGAAAGAAGGGGGCTACTGGGCAGAAGTGCCTGCCATTCCAGGATGTGCGACGCAAGGAGATAGCTTTGAAGAGTTGCTCGAAAACCTTTATGAGGCGATCGAGGGTTGTTTGTCCGTGGACATCGAAACGCCTTCAGCTTCAGAGAGGAGCCGAGTTATGGAAATTGCTGTATGA
- a CDS encoding type II toxin-antitoxin system HicA family toxin, whose protein sequence is MKSISGKQFAKILERKGWQLIRVQGSHHIYIKPGELTRISVPIHGNKDLKVGLLRHFMKQANLTESDL, encoded by the coding sequence ATGAAGTCCATTTCAGGAAAGCAGTTTGCCAAGATTCTGGAGCGTAAGGGATGGCAATTGATTCGGGTACAGGGCAGCCATCACATTTATATAAAACCTGGTGAATTGACCCGCATTTCCGTCCCAATTCACGGCAATAAGGATCTCAAAGTTGGCCTGCTTCGCCATTTTATGAAACAAGCTAACCTCACAGAATCCGACCTCTAA
- a CDS encoding type II toxin-antitoxin system PemK/MazF family toxin, with product MPLAKGDIVLVPFPFTDLSQTKLRPAVVLWVDSQGQDITLCFISSQNLKDATPDEVILTPDESEFAQTGLKVASKIRVARIVTLERRLLQRRLGKLGQQHLQRLNEALKLAFQLN from the coding sequence ATGCCCTTAGCAAAAGGCGATATTGTGCTGGTTCCCTTTCCTTTTACCGACCTTAGCCAGACCAAGCTTCGGCCAGCGGTAGTCCTTTGGGTTGATTCCCAGGGGCAAGACATCACTCTTTGTTTTATTTCCTCGCAGAACCTGAAAGACGCAACCCCAGATGAAGTTATCCTGACCCCAGATGAATCAGAATTCGCCCAAACGGGTCTTAAAGTCGCTTCAAAAATTAGAGTCGCCAGAATCGTTACCCTGGAGCGCCGCCTGTTGCAGCGAAGGTTAGGTAAGTTGGGGCAGCAACATCTGCAACGCTTAAATGAAGCACTGAAGCTTGCCTTCCAACTGAATTAA
- a CDS encoding Uma2 family endonuclease yields MVTLQLRQLTVPPGQRLLIHDLNWSEFEAILDELGEKRASRIAYSDGILEIRMPLPEHEVDKELIGDLVKILLEELDMDCECFGSTTFKKQEANSGLEPDQCFYIQNHQQMRGKRRLNLAIDPPPDLAIEVDVTSKTQMEAYTRLGVPELWVYEGTELKIYLLQAGQYQVSTTSPTFPDLPIVAWISEVLEQSRELGRSPALRAFRQKIRSLSTP; encoded by the coding sequence ATGGTCACCCTCCAACTTCGACAACTCACCGTTCCCCCCGGTCAACGCCTCCTGATTCACGACCTAAACTGGTCAGAATTTGAAGCCATTCTCGATGAACTCGGCGAAAAACGCGCCAGCCGTATTGCCTACAGCGATGGCATTTTGGAAATCAGAATGCCATTACCAGAACATGAAGTCGATAAGGAACTCATTGGCGATCTCGTCAAAATATTGCTGGAAGAACTAGACATGGACTGTGAATGCTTCGGTTCTACAACCTTCAAAAAACAGGAGGCCAATAGTGGGCTTGAACCTGATCAGTGTTTTTATATCCAAAACCATCAACAGATGCGTGGCAAGCGTCGGCTTAATCTCGCGATCGATCCTCCCCCCGATCTGGCTATTGAAGTGGATGTCACCTCCAAAACCCAGATGGAAGCTTACACCCGCCTGGGAGTTCCGGAACTCTGGGTCTATGAGGGAACTGAGCTAAAAATCTACCTCCTGCAAGCCGGACAATATCAAGTTTCTACCACCAGCCCCACCTTTCCCGATTTACCAATTGTGGCGTGGATATCAGAAGTATTAGAGCAGAGCCGAGAGCTTGGCCGAAGCCCAGCCTTACGCGCCTTTCGCCAAAAAATAAGATCCCTCTCAACCCCATAA
- a CDS encoding DUF1156 domain-containing protein yields MTYRKKLIEVALPLEAINMESAREKSIRHGHPSTLHLWWARRPLAACRAVLWASLVDDPSSWPDRFPTEEDQARERQRLFDILGRITLETDTKGNTKQVVRGLVSWDEVNDPNSGVLEQAQREIARCLAWERGEEPPTKPDAVRAYIAKYAPPVYDPFAGGGSIPLEAQRLGLEAHASDLNPVAVLINKALIEIPPKFKDKSPVNPEDRAKKSISSWRGAQGLAADVRFYGAWMRERAFERIGYLYPLCSLCLSGENNHEGTKDTKEATVIAWLWARTVTCPNPACGCAMPLVRSFQLSTKKGKEAWVEPIVENHKDTKDTKQDDPLCSSCLSGSNSPKIRFVVKSGKGKAPEGTVDRKGARCIACETPVPLEYVRQEGRAGRMGAQMMAIVAEGQNGRVYLAPTEEQEAIANSAQPQWKPDTDLPKEALGFRVQNYGMTKHADLFTPRQLVALTTFSDLVGEAREKATQDAIAAGLPDDDVPLAEGGTGARAYGDAISVYLAFAVDKMTDYHSDLCSWHSGRDTIRNTFGRQAIPMVWDFAEANPMSDSTGNFNGAIEWVVKVLEIAHPHAYSKVTQHDATAPHPHHDTTPKLISTDPPYYSAVPYADLSDFFYVWLRRSLGAIYPSIFNTVLVPKAQELVADHFRHGGHTQAKDFFEAGLVKFFHRANNLNHRNYPVTVYYALKQTEEDPSPPNPLSHKGRGGEESVSDAPVPLSRSGREARGEGRASTGWETILEGLIQSNFSIDGTWPLRTELANRMRGQASNALASSIVLVCRPRPADAPKTTRRQFLSELKRQLPRALKTLQQGNIAPVDLAQASIGPGMAIYSQYAAVLENDGSPLRVRTALQLINQILDEYLTEQEGEFDSDTRWALTWFEQYQFEPGQYGDAETLSKAKNTSVQGMVEAGILEAKGGKVRLLQRSELKPDWNPAQDHRIPDWEITQHLIHTLDQHGETGAAALLTKLGSRGDIARDLAYRLYSLCDRKGWTQESLAYNGLVISWPEISRLASEVKANNTQTELF; encoded by the coding sequence ATGACTTACCGCAAAAAACTGATCGAAGTTGCCCTGCCCCTGGAAGCCATCAATATGGAGTCCGCCCGCGAAAAATCCATCCGCCACGGGCATCCCAGCACGCTGCATCTGTGGTGGGCACGGCGACCGTTAGCAGCCTGTCGAGCGGTGTTGTGGGCTTCGTTGGTGGACGATCCCTCAAGCTGGCCGGATAGGTTTCCGACGGAGGAAGACCAGGCACGGGAACGGCAGCGGCTGTTTGACATCTTGGGTCGAATTACCCTTGAAACGGATACAAAGGGCAACACCAAGCAAGTGGTGCGGGGGCTAGTGTCGTGGGACGAGGTGAATGATCCTAACTCTGGCGTATTGGAACAAGCTCAGCGGGAGATTGCCCGATGTTTGGCGTGGGAACGGGGCGAAGAGCCGCCAACTAAACCGGATGCGGTACGGGCCTATATTGCGAAGTATGCCCCACCCGTGTATGACCCGTTTGCGGGGGGTGGGTCGATTCCGTTGGAGGCGCAGCGCTTGGGGCTAGAAGCCCATGCCAGCGATTTGAACCCGGTGGCGGTGTTGATCAATAAGGCTTTAATCGAAATTCCGCCGAAGTTTAAGGATAAATCCCCGGTCAATCCTGAAGATCGCGCTAAGAAAAGTATCTCATCGTGGCGGGGGGCGCAGGGGTTGGCGGCGGATGTGCGGTTTTATGGGGCTTGGATGCGGGAGCGGGCGTTTGAGCGGATTGGGTATCTCTACCCTTTGTGTTCTTTGTGTCTTAGTGGTGAAAATAACCACGAAGGCACGAAGGACACGAAGGAAGCCACGGTGATTGCGTGGCTATGGGCGCGGACGGTGACCTGTCCCAACCCGGCTTGTGGGTGTGCGATGCCGCTGGTGCGATCGTTTCAGCTTTCAACGAAGAAGGGGAAGGAGGCTTGGGTAGAGCCGATCGTTGAGAACCACAAAGACACAAAGGACACGAAGCAAGACGATCCTTTGTGTTCTTCGTGCCTTAGTGGTTCAAATTCTCCCAAAATCCGGTTTGTGGTTAAGTCAGGTAAGGGCAAAGCCCCCGAAGGCACCGTAGACCGCAAAGGGGCACGCTGCATCGCCTGCGAAACACCCGTGCCGCTGGAATATGTACGCCAGGAAGGCCGCGCCGGACGCATGGGCGCACAAATGATGGCCATTGTCGCCGAGGGTCAAAATGGCCGAGTGTATCTGGCACCCACAGAGGAACAAGAAGCCATTGCTAATTCAGCGCAACCGCAATGGAAACCGGATACAGATTTACCCAAGGAAGCGTTAGGGTTTCGGGTGCAAAACTATGGCATGACCAAACACGCCGACCTCTTCACGCCGCGTCAATTGGTTGCCCTCACCACCTTCAGCGATTTGGTGGGGGAAGCACGAGAAAAGGCGACTCAGGATGCCATCGCCGCTGGGCTACCGGATGATGATGTGCCCTTGGCTGAAGGCGGCACCGGGGCTAGGGCTTATGGAGATGCGATAAGTGTTTATTTGGCGTTTGCAGTAGATAAGATGACAGATTATCACTCTGATCTTTGCAGTTGGCACTCAGGACGAGACACTATTCGCAATACCTTTGGTAGACAAGCCATTCCGATGGTGTGGGATTTTGCCGAAGCCAACCCAATGAGTGATTCAACAGGTAACTTTAACGGTGCCATTGAATGGGTTGTCAAAGTCCTGGAAATAGCCCATCCACACGCGTACTCAAAAGTCACCCAACACGATGCCACTGCCCCCCACCCCCACCACGACACCACCCCCAAACTCATCTCCACCGATCCGCCTTATTATTCAGCCGTTCCCTACGCCGATCTTTCTGATTTCTTCTATGTTTGGTTACGCCGTTCTCTTGGTGCTATCTATCCCAGTATTTTTAATACGGTTCTTGTTCCCAAAGCTCAAGAATTGGTCGCCGATCATTTTCGACATGGAGGGCATACCCAAGCGAAAGATTTTTTTGAAGCAGGGTTAGTGAAATTTTTTCATCGAGCGAATAACCTTAATCACCGCAACTATCCCGTCACGGTTTACTACGCGCTCAAACAAACGGAAGAAGACCCCTCACCCCCCAACCCCCTCTCCCACAAGGGGCGAGGGGGGGAAGAAAGTGTAAGCGACGCTCCGGTTCCTCTCTCCCGCTCTGGGAGAGAGGCTAGGGGTGAGGGCCGAGCATCTACTGGCTGGGAAACCATTCTCGAAGGGTTGATTCAGTCCAACTTCAGTATTGATGGCACCTGGCCACTCCGTACCGAACTCGCTAACCGGATGCGTGGCCAAGCTTCCAACGCCCTTGCCTCCTCGATCGTCCTTGTCTGCCGCCCCCGCCCCGCCGATGCGCCCAAAACCACTCGTCGCCAATTCCTCAGCGAACTCAAACGCCAACTGCCCAGAGCACTCAAAACCCTCCAGCAAGGCAACATCGCCCCAGTGGATTTAGCGCAAGCTAGCATTGGTCCCGGCATGGCCATCTACTCCCAATACGCCGCCGTCCTGGAAAACGATGGTTCCCCCCTGCGCGTCCGTACCGCCCTGCAACTGATCAATCAGATCCTCGACGAATACCTCACCGAACAAGAAGGCGAATTCGACAGCGACACCCGCTGGGCACTCACCTGGTTCGAGCAATACCAGTTTGAACCCGGCCAGTACGGCGATGCCGAAACCCTCAGCAAAGCCAAAAACACCAGTGTTCAAGGCATGGTGGAAGCGGGCATCCTGGAAGCCAAGGGCGGCAAAGTGCGCCTACTCCAACGCAGCGAACTCAAACCCGACTGGAATCCCGCCCAAGACCACCGCATCCCCGACTGGGAAATCACCCAACACCTCATCCATACCCTCGATCAACACGGTGAAACCGGAGCCGCCGCACTGCTGACTAAACTGGGAAGCAGAGGCGACATCGCCCGCGACCTGGCCTATCGGTTGTATAGCCTGTGCGACAGAAAAGGCTGGACCCAGGAGAGCCTCGCCTACAACGGCCTCGTCATCTCCTGGCCCGAAATCAGTCGGTTAGCCTCAGAGGTAAAGGCCAATAACACCCAAACCGAACTGTTCTAA
- a CDS encoding Uma2 family endonuclease, which translates to MIALKLRPTLQLTDEVFEQLCQQNPDLRLERTAQGELIAMSPAGSESGYRNADLLGQLWQWNRQMRLGVVFDSSTGFTLPNGAIRSPDAAWVEKSRWERLTPEQRRKFAPLCPDFVLELKSPTDDLAALQAKLQEYIDNGAQLGWLIDPETQTVYCYRAGQAVQRLNQPSTLSGETVLPNFVMDLTLIWE; encoded by the coding sequence ATGATCGCCCTGAAACTCCGACCGACCCTGCAACTCACCGATGAAGTGTTTGAGCAACTCTGCCAGCAGAACCCCGACCTGCGCCTCGAACGCACCGCCCAAGGAGAACTGATCGCCATGTCCCCCGCCGGAAGTGAAAGTGGATACCGCAATGCCGATCTGCTCGGTCAACTCTGGCAGTGGAATCGTCAAATGCGTCTAGGCGTCGTCTTCGACTCCTCGACGGGCTTCACCCTCCCCAACGGCGCCATTCGCTCTCCCGATGCCGCCTGGGTGGAAAAATCGCGCTGGGAACGCCTCACGCCTGAGCAACGCCGTAAATTTGCCCCCCTCTGCCCCGACTTTGTCCTCGAACTCAAATCCCCCACGGATGACCTTGCTGCCCTCCAGGCCAAACTGCAAGAATACATCGACAACGGTGCCCAACTGGGCTGGTTAATTGATCCCGAAACCCAGACCGTCTACTGCTATCGAGCCGGACAAGCAGTGCAACGGCTCAACCAGCCCAGCACCCTATCTGGCGAAACCGTATTACCCAACTTTGTCATGGATCTCACCCTCATCTGGGAGTAA